In one Dermatophilaceae bacterium Sec6.4 genomic region, the following are encoded:
- a CDS encoding NHLP family bacteriocin export ABC transporter peptidase/permease/ATPase subunit, translating into MSVTQESAAPAIRKKRRESTPTVLQMESAECGAASLRMILAHYGLWVPLDELRQVSGVSRDGVKASNIVKAARTYGMTAKGVRHDLDELRSGPLPVIVFWDFNHFLVVEGYAPGRWFLNDPGHGSRVVTEEEFDRSFTGVVLQIAPGPDFRRGGSPPNVLADLARRLRHSLGGLVFAVLAGLGLVIPGLAAAVLTKAFVDQVLVADQPGAIWPILGLLAGAAVAIIVLAALRAHYLLRLETKLSLHSSSVFLWHILRLPVAFYAQRSPGEVAGRVPRNDRLAILLSTEVAAALIDSVVVVFYFIVMFGYSSALTLVGVAAAVVNVLVLRSVGRRRREGNLRVLQDRGALLGSAMSGLKSIESVKAAGRESDLFTRVAGLHAKTVRGTQELGAASLPLFVVPPLLAALTTVAILGWGGLSVVNGALSLGTLIAFQTLMTRSSEPIGRFVQLGGSLQEISGDLERLNDVLANPVDDLIDAFDSSEGVTPAPARLVGQLELRDVTFGYSLLEPPLLNNVSLVVRPGSRVAVVGGSGSGKSTVARLVAGLYRPWSGQILFDGRPRDQWPLDTITASVALVDQSITLFSGTVRDNLSLWDDTVAEQQMVHAAQDAGIHNQIAQRPDGYLTTVREGGSNFSGGEAQRLDIARALVGDPRILILDEATSALDPHTEELIDRNIRRRGCTTLIIAHRLSTIRDCDEIVVMDRGHIVERGTHEQMIGCDGPYSRLFPADIAVRR; encoded by the coding sequence GTGAGCGTGACACAGGAGTCGGCGGCGCCCGCGATCCGCAAGAAGCGGCGGGAGAGTACGCCGACCGTCCTGCAGATGGAGTCCGCCGAGTGTGGCGCCGCGTCGTTGCGGATGATCCTGGCTCACTACGGTCTATGGGTTCCTCTGGACGAACTGCGCCAAGTGAGCGGCGTCTCTCGCGATGGCGTCAAGGCCAGCAATATCGTCAAGGCCGCTCGCACCTACGGGATGACGGCAAAAGGTGTCCGTCACGACTTGGACGAGCTGCGATCCGGTCCTCTACCGGTGATCGTGTTCTGGGACTTCAACCACTTCCTCGTCGTGGAGGGCTACGCACCTGGCCGGTGGTTCCTCAACGACCCGGGTCACGGTTCGAGAGTGGTCACCGAGGAGGAGTTCGATCGTTCGTTCACGGGCGTCGTCCTTCAGATAGCACCCGGCCCGGACTTTCGACGAGGCGGCTCGCCACCGAACGTCCTCGCGGATCTCGCGCGTCGGTTGCGGCATTCGCTCGGTGGTCTTGTGTTCGCGGTGCTCGCCGGCCTAGGTCTGGTGATCCCGGGGCTCGCGGCGGCTGTCCTGACGAAGGCGTTCGTCGATCAGGTCCTGGTCGCGGATCAACCGGGCGCGATCTGGCCCATTCTGGGGCTGCTGGCCGGTGCCGCGGTCGCCATCATCGTGCTCGCTGCCTTGCGCGCCCACTATCTGCTCCGCCTGGAGACCAAGCTCTCCCTGCACAGCTCAAGCGTCTTCCTCTGGCACATCCTGCGGCTTCCGGTCGCCTTCTACGCCCAACGCTCGCCCGGCGAAGTTGCTGGGCGGGTACCTCGCAATGATCGCCTTGCGATTCTGTTGTCCACCGAAGTCGCAGCAGCGCTGATCGACTCCGTCGTCGTCGTCTTCTACTTCATCGTCATGTTCGGCTACAGCAGCGCGCTGACGCTCGTCGGCGTCGCCGCAGCTGTCGTCAACGTCCTGGTCCTGCGCTCGGTCGGCCGGCGGCGACGGGAGGGCAACCTGCGGGTGCTGCAAGATCGCGGAGCACTGCTGGGCAGCGCGATGAGCGGCCTGAAGTCGATCGAGTCGGTCAAGGCAGCAGGCAGGGAATCCGACTTGTTCACGCGGGTTGCTGGACTGCACGCCAAGACGGTGCGGGGCACTCAGGAGCTCGGCGCGGCATCCCTTCCGCTCTTCGTCGTTCCTCCACTTCTGGCCGCATTGACGACGGTCGCGATCCTCGGCTGGGGCGGGTTGTCCGTCGTCAACGGTGCGCTGAGCCTCGGCACCCTGATCGCTTTTCAGACGCTGATGACGCGCTCCTCAGAACCGATCGGTCGATTCGTCCAACTGGGCGGCTCGCTGCAGGAGATCAGTGGAGACCTGGAACGGCTCAACGATGTACTGGCCAACCCGGTAGACGACCTCATCGACGCGTTCGACAGTTCGGAGGGGGTGACACCAGCTCCCGCTCGGTTGGTCGGCCAGCTGGAGTTGAGGGATGTCACCTTCGGGTACAGCCTGCTGGAGCCGCCGTTGCTGAACAACGTGAGCTTGGTGGTGCGACCGGGCAGTAGGGTCGCCGTTGTCGGCGGATCAGGCAGTGGGAAGTCGACCGTCGCTCGACTCGTGGCAGGCCTCTACCGACCATGGAGCGGTCAGATCCTCTTCGACGGTAGGCCCCGCGACCAGTGGCCGCTCGACACGATCACCGCCTCCGTGGCTCTCGTCGACCAGAGCATCACGCTGTTCAGCGGCACGGTGCGGGACAACCTCTCGCTCTGGGACGACACCGTCGCGGAGCAGCAGATGGTCCATGCGGCGCAAGACGCCGGCATCCACAACCAGATCGCTCAACGCCCGGACGGTTACCTCACCACGGTGCGTGAGGGCGGATCGAACTTCAGCGGGGGCGAAGCGCAACGGCTGGATATCGCGCGAGCTCTCGTGGGCGATCCACGGATCCTCATCCTCGACGAGGCGACCAGCGCGCTCGATCCACACACCGAGGAACTGATCGATCGGAACATTCGCCGACGGGGGTGCACCACACTGATCATCGCGCACCGCCTGAGCACTATTCGAGATTGCGATGAGATCGTCGTGATGGACCGCGGTCACATCGTCGAGCGCGGCACGCACGAGCAGATGATCGGCTGTGATGGCCCCTACAGCCGACTATTTCCCGCAGATATCGCCGTGCGCAGATGA
- a CDS encoding NHLP bacteriocin export ABC transporter permease/ATPase subunit, translated as MTTIEQDALGGDSGGRRQVGADHPLVLSGAGSSWRVTSGIVEVFAVAASDSPDLARLHLMTATPGTLLFGSHEEADHDFRLLAVGGPDSTVQIVPIVSDEAQEARRRWFAELAGSLVGGSVTAARVADASGSEAQEMTLNRAIAHRREQIESEDFARVSAQRATRGGALAAGLEQLGSLLRSDGDQPPRTKTGESVLVGAFQVVANAQGVSLTMPSSGAADEDPLTALARSCGLRTRRVRLDEDWWRQDCGPMLAFLEVGHHPVALVPVGSGRYQLVDTAASARRPVDGPLAASLERDAFVIYRPLPDGPLSIRTLLRAGLAETRADLLMLVGLTCGSGLLALAVPLVTGQIVGSVIPGANRSQLVQLTAALLVATVAGALFQLATSIAVLRVQGRLDRYLGPAIWGRLLALPTSFFRRYSAGDLAHRVLSSESMVQLISGSAVTSVLGGTFSIFSFGLIWFYSVQLGIAATILLAMMIVVTILAGRVQLHRMQAVEDLAGQLNGMLLEFVSGISKLRVAGVQEKAFYRWAELFTAKRRHWNSVRSVENLTGVVTAAFPVVSAIVLFAVVGLSPRSTLSPGAFLAANAAYAQVAVAMVTMANSFNLVVRTLPGLQHLRPILAEVPEEDVAKFDPGILEGRIEFSSVSFRYQPDGPLVLDDVSIRVAAGSSIALVGPSGSGKSTLGRLLLGFEEPEHGAVFFDDQDLSGLDIRAVRRQLGVVLQSVELLPGSVLTNIIGSAVNLTVDDAWRAAERAGLAGDLRAMPMGMYTAVSEGGSTFSGGQRQRLLIARALAGSPRILLFDEATSALDNATQAVVAESLVKVRATRILIAHRLSTVMDADRIYYLEQGRIVEDGSYDELMALNGAFASQARRQLT; from the coding sequence ATGACCACCATCGAGCAGGATGCGCTCGGAGGTGACTCGGGCGGGCGGCGACAAGTCGGCGCGGATCATCCGCTCGTGTTGTCCGGAGCCGGATCCTCGTGGCGTGTCACCAGCGGCATTGTCGAGGTCTTCGCGGTCGCGGCATCGGACAGCCCGGACCTTGCACGCTTGCACCTGATGACCGCGACCCCGGGCACACTTCTGTTCGGCTCCCACGAGGAGGCTGACCACGATTTTCGACTGCTCGCCGTCGGCGGACCTGACTCCACGGTTCAGATCGTTCCGATCGTCTCCGATGAAGCGCAAGAAGCTCGTCGCCGGTGGTTCGCCGAACTCGCGGGGTCCCTCGTAGGCGGTTCTGTCACCGCGGCACGAGTAGCTGACGCATCTGGTTCCGAAGCGCAGGAGATGACCCTGAACCGGGCCATTGCGCACCGACGCGAGCAGATCGAGTCTGAGGATTTCGCGCGGGTGTCCGCGCAACGTGCCACCCGCGGTGGTGCACTCGCAGCCGGCCTCGAGCAGCTCGGGTCATTGCTCAGATCGGATGGCGACCAGCCACCGCGCACGAAAACCGGCGAGTCAGTCCTGGTCGGCGCATTCCAAGTGGTGGCGAACGCTCAAGGAGTTTCGCTCACGATGCCGTCCTCGGGTGCTGCGGATGAGGACCCGTTGACCGCCCTTGCCCGCTCCTGTGGTCTGCGAACCCGACGGGTCCGACTCGACGAGGATTGGTGGCGTCAGGACTGCGGGCCGATGCTTGCGTTCCTTGAAGTCGGACATCATCCGGTAGCACTGGTTCCAGTCGGATCCGGGCGGTATCAACTCGTCGATACAGCGGCGTCTGCCCGACGGCCGGTCGACGGTCCTCTTGCTGCGAGCCTCGAACGCGACGCATTCGTGATCTACCGGCCGCTGCCCGATGGCCCGTTGAGCATCAGGACATTACTGAGGGCCGGGCTCGCCGAGACCCGAGCGGACCTGCTCATGCTCGTCGGTCTCACCTGTGGTTCGGGGTTGTTGGCGTTGGCCGTGCCGTTGGTCACGGGCCAGATAGTCGGCAGCGTGATTCCAGGGGCCAACCGTTCCCAGCTCGTGCAATTGACGGCGGCACTTCTGGTGGCGACCGTCGCGGGTGCGCTGTTCCAACTGGCTACCTCCATCGCCGTACTACGGGTGCAGGGCAGACTTGATCGCTACCTCGGCCCGGCCATCTGGGGAAGGCTGCTCGCCCTCCCGACGTCATTCTTCCGCCGCTACAGCGCAGGTGACCTCGCTCATCGCGTGCTGTCGAGCGAGTCGATGGTGCAGCTCATCAGCGGATCGGCCGTCACGTCCGTTCTGGGCGGTACCTTCTCGATCTTCAGCTTCGGTCTCATTTGGTTCTACAGCGTGCAGTTGGGAATCGCGGCCACGATTCTTCTCGCCATGATGATCGTCGTGACCATCCTGGCTGGTCGAGTGCAGTTGCATCGGATGCAGGCGGTCGAGGACCTCGCCGGCCAGTTGAACGGGATGCTGCTGGAGTTCGTCAGCGGGATCAGCAAGCTGCGGGTTGCCGGCGTGCAGGAGAAGGCCTTCTATCGCTGGGCTGAGCTCTTCACCGCCAAGCGTCGGCATTGGAACTCCGTGCGAAGCGTGGAGAACCTCACGGGCGTCGTGACCGCGGCGTTTCCAGTTGTTTCCGCGATCGTCTTGTTCGCGGTCGTGGGGTTGAGCCCGCGGTCGACGCTGTCGCCGGGCGCGTTCCTGGCCGCCAACGCCGCCTACGCTCAAGTTGCTGTCGCGATGGTGACGATGGCCAACTCGTTCAACCTCGTGGTGCGCACACTGCCTGGTCTGCAGCACCTACGGCCGATCCTCGCGGAGGTACCCGAGGAAGACGTCGCGAAATTCGACCCCGGCATCCTTGAGGGCAGGATCGAGTTCAGCAGTGTCTCCTTCCGATATCAGCCCGATGGGCCACTGGTACTGGACGACGTCTCCATCCGGGTTGCGGCAGGAAGCTCGATCGCGCTCGTCGGACCATCCGGGTCGGGTAAGTCCACGCTCGGCAGATTGCTCCTCGGCTTTGAGGAACCGGAGCACGGTGCAGTCTTCTTCGACGACCAGGACCTGTCCGGTTTGGATATCCGTGCCGTGCGTCGCCAACTGGGCGTGGTGCTGCAGTCGGTGGAACTGCTGCCGGGCAGTGTTCTTACCAACATCATCGGATCGGCGGTGAACCTGACGGTTGATGACGCGTGGCGTGCCGCGGAGAGGGCGGGGCTCGCAGGTGACCTGCGCGCCATGCCAATGGGCATGTACACCGCGGTCAGCGAGGGCGGATCCACGTTTTCCGGTGGTCAACGCCAGCGTTTGTTGATTGCTCGAGCTCTGGCCGGGAGTCCGCGGATCCTGCTGTTCGATGAGGCGACAAGCGCCTTGGACAATGCGACGCAGGCCGTCGTCGCCGAGAGTCTCGTCAAGGTGCGCGCGACCCGCATCCTCATCGCCCACCGGTTGAGCACCGTGATGGACGCCGACCGTATCTACTACCTGGAACAGGGCCGGATCGTCGAAGACGGATCGTACGACGAACTGATGGCGCTGAACGGCGCGTTCGCCTCGCAGGCACGTCGCCAATTGACGTGA
- a CDS encoding TOMM precursor leader peptide-binding protein, with the protein MTDPATPTPEDRRRVSAVRADHAWALDPRVVLRVVPRDGVYVLRGEDTVLLRGAAYEAVAPLINGRRTSDDVVDALDGTLPAAQVYFAIQRMQQRGILVPTATQEKLVERAWWLELGADPGAAVDAMRSTVQICATEGVDPETVDAAASCLEAAGVQVLTSRHLPTLELESPDILLVFAGDYTDTDLAAVNRVCLAAHVTWFLVWPGARRLWLGPLFRDGDSPCWECLMARRHSHRRVASFLSSLPGGDPIVMPTVTTPAAVQLTARIAAMEVVKILGGLSRPTVEGAPGDSAVLTELDIVDWSATQHVLVRRPQCGACGDPTPRPTTPIRPTAEPVHDGREGDFRTVTADETFRRYRHHVSAITGVASMLEPVRTPDPGMHVWHSGANLGLPIRSLLQLRRSLRASTAGKGTTAAQARVGALSEALERYSGMSTGDEQRVRGSMRSLGSSAIHPNACMLFSAAQLKDAERLNAADSWFNFVPARFDEDTVTDWTPLWSLSWEQQVLLPTGSLYFGGSREPNSGVFADSNGCAAGNTLTEAILQGTLELVERDSVALWWYNRLRKPGVDLVGMGDPWVQELIASYRARGREVWALDLTTDLEIPTIAAFSRRVDHPTERILMAFGAHLDSRLAVLRALTELNQMAFTGDDPSSADAGLDRDMESWMSTATVANQPYLLPDPAAPTWRATDHPNRVDEDLAANVLLCRQRLERAGLAMHVLDQTRPDIGMPVVRVVVPGIRPFWSRLAPGRLYDVPVERGWLDAPTAEADLNPIAMFL; encoded by the coding sequence ATGACAGACCCAGCAACGCCTACCCCTGAGGATCGGCGTCGGGTCAGTGCCGTGCGCGCGGATCACGCGTGGGCGCTCGATCCGCGCGTCGTGCTGCGTGTCGTCCCGAGAGATGGCGTCTACGTACTTCGCGGTGAGGACACTGTGCTGCTGCGCGGTGCTGCGTACGAGGCCGTCGCGCCGCTCATCAATGGTCGACGGACGTCGGATGATGTGGTGGATGCATTGGACGGAACACTTCCCGCTGCACAGGTGTACTTCGCGATCCAGCGGATGCAACAACGGGGGATTCTTGTTCCGACTGCGACGCAGGAGAAGCTTGTCGAGCGGGCCTGGTGGCTCGAGCTGGGTGCGGACCCGGGTGCAGCCGTCGATGCGATGCGCAGCACTGTGCAGATCTGTGCGACCGAGGGGGTTGACCCCGAAACTGTCGACGCCGCGGCGAGCTGCCTGGAAGCGGCGGGCGTCCAGGTGCTGACCTCCAGGCACCTGCCGACACTTGAGTTGGAGTCTCCGGATATTTTGCTGGTATTCGCGGGCGACTACACCGACACCGACCTTGCAGCAGTCAATCGAGTCTGCCTGGCAGCCCATGTCACCTGGTTCCTGGTATGGCCCGGTGCGCGCCGGCTCTGGCTCGGGCCCCTGTTCAGGGATGGTGACTCGCCGTGCTGGGAATGTCTCATGGCGCGCAGGCACTCGCATCGACGCGTCGCGTCGTTTCTTTCATCGCTTCCAGGCGGCGATCCGATCGTGATGCCGACAGTCACGACTCCGGCAGCAGTTCAGTTGACCGCCCGGATCGCCGCGATGGAAGTCGTGAAGATCCTTGGTGGGTTGAGCAGGCCCACCGTCGAGGGTGCGCCAGGAGACTCTGCGGTGCTGACGGAACTGGACATTGTGGACTGGAGCGCGACGCAGCACGTCCTGGTCCGTCGACCGCAGTGCGGCGCCTGCGGAGATCCCACACCACGCCCGACGACCCCGATCAGACCGACAGCCGAACCGGTACATGACGGCAGAGAAGGGGATTTCCGGACCGTTACGGCGGACGAGACCTTCCGTCGGTACCGACACCATGTCAGTGCGATCACGGGAGTGGCCAGCATGCTCGAACCGGTGCGCACGCCGGATCCAGGGATGCATGTCTGGCACTCTGGCGCTAACCTCGGTCTGCCCATAAGGAGCCTGCTCCAACTGCGGCGCAGCCTGCGGGCGTCTACTGCCGGTAAGGGGACCACAGCGGCGCAGGCCAGAGTGGGCGCGCTGAGTGAGGCACTGGAGCGCTATTCGGGGATGAGCACCGGCGACGAGCAGCGTGTCAGAGGGTCGATGCGCAGTCTGGGCAGTTCGGCGATTCATCCGAATGCGTGCATGCTCTTCAGCGCCGCCCAACTGAAGGATGCCGAACGGCTCAACGCGGCAGATTCCTGGTTCAATTTCGTCCCCGCCCGCTTCGATGAGGACACGGTCACGGACTGGACCCCGCTATGGTCACTGTCCTGGGAACAGCAGGTGCTCCTACCGACCGGGAGCCTATACTTCGGTGGCTCCCGTGAGCCGAACTCGGGTGTTTTCGCGGACTCGAACGGCTGCGCTGCGGGTAACACCCTGACCGAGGCGATCCTGCAGGGCACCCTGGAACTGGTGGAGCGCGACTCGGTGGCCCTCTGGTGGTACAACCGGTTGCGCAAGCCAGGTGTGGATCTCGTCGGGATGGGTGACCCGTGGGTCCAGGAACTGATCGCGAGCTATCGGGCGCGCGGGCGTGAGGTGTGGGCGCTGGATCTGACCACTGATCTCGAGATCCCCACCATCGCGGCGTTCTCACGCCGGGTGGACCACCCGACCGAGCGGATCCTGATGGCGTTCGGGGCTCACCTCGACAGTCGCCTGGCCGTGCTGCGGGCGCTCACCGAACTCAATCAGATGGCTTTCACCGGTGATGATCCGAGCAGCGCGGATGCCGGACTGGATCGGGATATGGAGAGCTGGATGAGCACGGCAACGGTCGCCAATCAGCCGTACCTGCTGCCCGATCCGGCCGCGCCCACGTGGCGGGCGACAGACCATCCGAACCGAGTCGATGAAGACCTCGCAGCGAATGTCCTGCTCTGTCGTCAACGGCTGGAACGGGCCGGCCTCGCCATGCACGTACTGGACCAAACGCGCCCCGACATCGGGATGCCGGTCGTGCGTGTCGTCGTGCCGGGCATCCGCCCGTTCTGGTCCCGACTGGCTCCCGGACGTCTTTACGACGTGCCGGTCGAACGCGGGTGGCTCGACGCACCCACCGCCGAGGCCGATCTCAACCCCATTGCGATGTTCCTGTGA
- a CDS encoding SagB family peptide dehydrogenase — MSVPLMIALRPEVERRTRIGADGEEIEMLEARWGALALPRAGTPERAPVDLLIRRPATPSECEASVAPTGTTGLARWMFWAARASRRGFLSYRLLTPDGTLVADVVPTSPEAPNLMLGPPAAPCPARLQLSQFAVLHRGPRGMILESPCANMRAELTVAAVAVIAAFVVPITPADAADTVLVTPGFGAAQLDTLVAVLLRAGLLAEVGDDDLLAEDRDPALSQWEFHDLLLHDRSRMAHPDEPRGGTYRFAGARPAPAAAGDRERTASGSGTDSRVILPPPDLAAVMAADPPFAQVMEDRSSRRNLSPLTIAQLSEFLYRTMRVRGWRGTVEQADSYPRPSRPYPAAGGLYELTTYLAVADCEGLPAGLYRYDPFDHELILVTPSNPDVDRLLREGGGAATLTTPPPVLVILAADFRRLSWKYEGIAYALTLKNVGVLFATMQLAATAMGLGSCPVGAGDSFLFARTAGTRLYEESSVGEFLLGT; from the coding sequence GTGAGTGTGCCGTTGATGATTGCGCTGCGCCCCGAGGTGGAGCGCCGGACGAGGATCGGCGCCGACGGCGAAGAGATCGAGATGCTGGAGGCCAGGTGGGGGGCGCTGGCCCTCCCGCGCGCAGGCACTCCCGAACGGGCTCCCGTCGACCTGCTCATCAGGAGGCCGGCGACGCCTTCCGAGTGCGAGGCATCGGTCGCCCCGACGGGGACGACAGGCCTGGCGAGATGGATGTTTTGGGCTGCCCGGGCCAGCCGGCGTGGCTTTCTCAGCTACCGTCTGCTGACCCCTGACGGCACGCTGGTCGCGGATGTGGTGCCGACCTCGCCGGAGGCTCCGAATCTCATGCTGGGCCCTCCTGCCGCACCCTGTCCGGCCCGGTTGCAGCTGTCCCAATTCGCGGTACTTCACCGGGGCCCGCGCGGCATGATTCTGGAGTCGCCCTGCGCGAATATGCGAGCCGAATTGACGGTGGCTGCTGTGGCGGTGATCGCTGCCTTCGTCGTGCCGATCACACCGGCTGACGCTGCCGACACGGTTCTTGTCACGCCCGGCTTCGGCGCCGCGCAGCTCGATACTCTGGTCGCCGTCCTCCTTCGGGCGGGCCTCCTGGCCGAGGTCGGCGATGACGACCTGCTCGCCGAAGATCGTGATCCAGCACTGTCGCAATGGGAATTTCACGACCTGCTCCTGCACGACCGTAGTCGGATGGCCCATCCGGATGAGCCGCGCGGCGGAACATACCGATTCGCTGGTGCGCGACCCGCCCCTGCTGCTGCGGGGGACCGTGAGCGCACCGCGAGCGGGTCGGGCACGGACTCCAGGGTCATCCTTCCCCCGCCGGATCTGGCGGCTGTGATGGCCGCTGATCCCCCCTTCGCGCAGGTGATGGAGGACCGTTCCTCCCGACGTAACCTGAGCCCGCTCACCATTGCCCAGCTGAGCGAATTCCTGTACCGGACGATGAGGGTCCGAGGGTGGCGAGGCACGGTCGAGCAGGCGGACAGCTACCCGAGGCCATCGCGCCCCTACCCAGCTGCCGGTGGCCTGTATGAACTCACCACGTATCTGGCAGTCGCCGACTGCGAAGGATTGCCCGCCGGGCTCTATCGTTACGACCCCTTCGACCACGAACTGATCCTCGTGACCCCGTCCAACCCGGATGTCGATCGACTGCTGCGTGAAGGGGGAGGGGCAGCCACCCTGACGACTCCACCGCCCGTTCTCGTGATCCTCGCGGCAGATTTTCGTCGCCTCAGCTGGAAATACGAAGGCATTGCCTATGCGCTGACACTGAAGAACGTCGGCGTGCTCTTCGCGACGATGCAACTCGCGGCAACCGCGATGGGCCTCGGCAGTTGTCCGGTCGGAGCTGGGGACTCTTTCCTCTTTGCTCGTACCGCGGGAACCCGCCTTTACGAGGAATCCTCGGTCGGTGAATTTCTGCTGGGAACGTGA
- a CDS encoding D-alanyl-D-alanine carboxypeptidase, which yields MTARRSRWRTSTVAVGVLATVSACTTNGSGAAPRSSTVPPPNTGRSTAAAPSDLTSEINAITGNARYSKASWSVVVADLGTGKSLYTEHPDTLAFTGSVRKLFSVGLALKTLGPDHRTTTPVYRTGTLDTAGVLHGNLNLVGAGDLTLGGRRTANGALAYTDFDHNDANNLGTASLTPQDPLAGVDQLARQVRAAGITTVDGDVVIDDRLFPAYRVPNNDLLITPTMLNENMVDVTITPTRPGQPATLQYRPKTAALKVISSVRTTAAGTTPTVSVPDVKASNGQSVTGLVTCAATVGCTARVSGTIPVDYRAPLSGDRSYVGTFRVEDPEAFARTAFIQALQRIGVKVATPTVGPNPTATLPASTSYPSTSRVAALISPTYAHQAKLILKVSLNLGANLALTQFGLTQGDKTRSGALAAERKAVIGMGVPASGFDFPSNGSGSPDSRATPLAIVKLLTMMSHTNVAGIYQNALPVLGVDGSLAHTGTDLAAKGHVYAKTGTTLLDGKLKAQTLAGYVDTLAGHRLAFAICLNDYGPINSINDVLPVFSDEAAVTDVLYRKG from the coding sequence GTGACCGCCCGCAGATCGCGGTGGCGCACCTCAACGGTCGCCGTCGGGGTCCTGGCCACCGTGAGCGCGTGCACGACGAACGGCTCGGGCGCGGCGCCACGCTCGAGCACCGTGCCACCGCCGAACACAGGGCGCAGCACTGCAGCCGCACCAAGCGATCTCACCAGTGAGATCAACGCAATCACCGGCAATGCGCGCTATTCCAAAGCAAGCTGGAGCGTGGTGGTCGCCGACCTGGGCACCGGGAAGTCGCTCTACACCGAGCATCCCGACACATTGGCGTTCACCGGATCGGTGCGCAAGCTGTTCTCGGTCGGACTCGCTCTGAAGACGTTGGGCCCCGACCACCGCACGACAACCCCCGTCTACCGCACCGGCACGCTCGACACAGCCGGTGTGCTGCACGGCAACCTCAACCTGGTCGGCGCCGGCGATCTCACGCTCGGCGGACGACGCACCGCCAATGGCGCTCTGGCCTACACCGACTTCGATCACAATGACGCGAACAACCTCGGCACCGCGAGCCTGACCCCACAGGACCCGCTTGCCGGCGTGGATCAACTGGCCCGGCAGGTCAGAGCCGCCGGTATCACCACTGTCGACGGCGATGTCGTGATCGACGACCGGCTCTTTCCCGCCTACCGAGTGCCGAACAACGACCTGCTCATCACCCCGACCATGCTCAACGAGAACATGGTCGACGTCACCATCACGCCGACCCGCCCCGGACAGCCCGCCACGCTGCAATACCGGCCCAAGACAGCCGCGTTGAAAGTGATCAGCAGCGTGCGCACGACCGCGGCGGGAACCACACCGACCGTCTCGGTGCCCGACGTCAAAGCATCAAACGGCCAATCTGTGACCGGTCTCGTGACCTGCGCTGCCACGGTCGGCTGTACCGCGAGAGTGAGCGGCACCATCCCCGTTGACTATCGGGCACCGCTGTCCGGCGACCGCAGCTACGTGGGCACGTTCCGCGTCGAGGATCCCGAAGCCTTCGCCCGCACCGCGTTCATCCAGGCCTTACAACGCATCGGCGTCAAGGTTGCCACACCCACCGTGGGGCCGAACCCGACCGCCACGCTTCCCGCCTCGACGAGTTATCCGAGCACGAGCCGTGTCGCCGCCCTGATCTCACCGACCTACGCGCACCAGGCGAAGCTCATCCTGAAGGTAAGTCTGAACCTCGGTGCCAACCTCGCGCTGACCCAGTTCGGACTGACTCAGGGAGACAAGACCCGGTCCGGCGCGCTCGCGGCGGAACGCAAAGCCGTCATAGGTATGGGCGTGCCGGCGAGCGGCTTCGACTTCCCCTCCAACGGCAGTGGCAGCCCGGACAGCCGCGCCACCCCTCTCGCGATCGTCAAGCTGCTCACCATGATGAGCCACACCAACGTCGCAGGGATCTACCAGAACGCACTTCCCGTTCTCGGCGTCGATGGCTCGCTCGCCCACACCGGCACCGACCTCGCCGCCAAGGGACACGTCTACGCCAAGACCGGCACGACACTGCTCGATGGAAAACTCAAGGCGCAGACCCTCGCCGGGTATGTGGACACCCTCGCCGGACACCGACTCGCGTTCGCGATCTGTCTCAACGACTACGGCCCGATCAACAGCATCAACGATGTTCTCCCGGTGTTCAGCGACGAAGCCGCCGTGACGGACGTGCTCTACCGAAAAGGCTGA